The following are encoded together in the Halopseudomonas salegens genome:
- the purH gene encoding bifunctional phosphoribosylaminoimidazolecarboxamide formyltransferase/IMP cyclohydrolase → MTDQTTRLPVRRALISVSDKTGIVDFARELTSQGVEILSTGGTFKLLREQGINAVEVADYTGFPEMMDGRVKTLHPKIHGGILGRRDQDGPIMQEHGIQPIDMVVVNLYPFAATVAKPGCSLPDAIENIDIGGPTMVRSAAKNHKDVAIVVNANDYSSILASLKAGGLSYAERFDLALKAFEHTAAYDGMIANYLGTIDQTRDSLSTDDRAAFPRTFNSQFIKAQDMRYGENPHQAAAFYKEAAPADACIATAIQLQGKALSYNNVADTDAALECVKSFSKPACVIVKHANPCGVAVVPEADGGIRQAYELAYATDSESAFGGIIAFNRELDADTARAIVERQFVEVIIAPSITPAARDVVATKANVRLLETGQWGAAPQADWDFKRVNGGLLVQSRDIGMITEAELKVVTQRAPSEQEMHDLIFAWKVAKFVKSNAIVYAKQRQTIGVGAGQMSRVNSARIAAIKAEHAGLQVAGAVMASDAFFPFRDGIDNAAANGISAVIQPGGSMRDQEVIDAANEAGMSMVFTGMRHFRH, encoded by the coding sequence ATGACCGACCAAACTACCCGCCTGCCGGTACGTCGCGCGCTGATCAGCGTGTCAGACAAAACCGGTATCGTAGATTTTGCCCGTGAACTGACCAGCCAGGGAGTGGAAATCCTCTCGACTGGCGGCACCTTCAAGTTACTGCGTGAGCAAGGCATCAATGCCGTTGAAGTGGCCGACTACACCGGCTTCCCGGAAATGATGGATGGTCGGGTGAAAACCCTGCACCCGAAAATTCACGGCGGCATTCTTGGCCGGCGTGACCAGGATGGTCCGATCATGCAAGAGCATGGTATTCAGCCGATCGACATGGTGGTGGTCAACCTGTACCCCTTCGCAGCCACCGTGGCCAAGCCGGGTTGCAGCCTGCCGGATGCGATCGAAAATATCGATATCGGTGGCCCAACCATGGTACGCAGCGCAGCGAAAAACCATAAAGATGTTGCCATAGTGGTCAATGCCAATGACTACAGCAGCATTCTGGCCAGTCTCAAGGCCGGCGGCCTGAGCTATGCCGAACGCTTCGACCTCGCCCTCAAGGCCTTCGAGCACACCGCAGCCTATGACGGCATGATCGCCAATTACCTTGGCACCATCGACCAGACCCGTGACAGCTTGAGCACCGACGATCGCGCTGCCTTTCCACGCACCTTCAACAGCCAGTTCATCAAGGCGCAGGACATGCGCTACGGTGAGAACCCGCACCAGGCGGCAGCGTTCTACAAGGAAGCCGCCCCGGCCGATGCCTGCATTGCGACCGCGATTCAACTGCAGGGTAAAGCCTTGTCGTACAACAATGTGGCTGATACCGATGCCGCCCTGGAATGCGTCAAGAGCTTCAGCAAGCCGGCCTGCGTGATCGTCAAACATGCCAATCCCTGTGGGGTTGCCGTAGTCCCCGAGGCCGACGGTGGTATTCGCCAGGCCTACGAACTGGCCTATGCCACCGACAGCGAATCGGCATTCGGCGGCATCATTGCCTTCAACCGCGAACTGGATGCCGACACAGCCCGGGCGATTGTTGAACGCCAGTTCGTCGAAGTCATCATTGCCCCCAGCATCACCCCTGCAGCCCGCGACGTGGTTGCCACCAAAGCCAATGTGCGCCTGCTTGAAACCGGTCAATGGGGCGCAGCGCCTCAGGCCGACTGGGACTTCAAACGCGTCAATGGCGGCCTGCTGGTTCAGAGCCGCGATATCGGCATGATCACCGAGGCGGAGCTCAAGGTCGTCACCCAGCGCGCGCCAAGCGAACAGGAAATGCATGACCTGATTTTCGCCTGGAAGGTGGCCAAATTCGTCAAATCCAATGCCATCGTCTATGCCAAGCAGCGCCAGACCATTGGTGTCGGTGCCGGCCAGATGAGCCGGGTCAACTCGGCGCGCATCGCCGCAATCAAGGCAGAGCACGCCGGCCTGCAGGTCGCTGGCGCTGTCATGGCCTCCGATGCCTTCTTCCCGTTCCGCGATGGCATCGACAATGCCGCAGCCAACGGTATCAGTGCGGTCATTCAACCCGGTGGCTCGATGCGCGACCAGGAAGTGATCGATGCAGCCAATGAAGCGGGCATGTCGATGGTGTTTACCGGGATGCGGCATTTCCGGCACTAA
- the purD gene encoding phosphoribosylamine--glycine ligase — protein MNVLIIGSGGREHALAWKVAQDARVEQVFVAPGNAGTALELKCENVAIDVLELDRLVDFARDNHVALTIVGPEAPLVAGVVDRFRAANLPCFGPTAAAAQLEGSKAFTKDFLARHSIPTAEYGNFTEIEPALAYLREKCAPIVIKADGLAAGKGVIVAMTLAEAEDAVRDMLAGNAFGEAGSRVVIEEFLDGEEASFIVMVDGEHVLAMATSQDHKRVGDADTGPNTGGMGAYSPAPVVTPAVHQRIMDEVIWPTVKGMAAEGNVYTGFLYAGLMIDKAGAPRVIEFNCRFGDPETQPIMLRLQSSLVDLVEAALNGSLDQANAHWDPRPSLGVVLAAGGYPGSYAKGIPISGLTQATAADGKVFHAGTTLQNDQVVTSGGRVLCATALGDSVLGAQQAAYALASNIQWEGCFYRRDIGYRAIVREQNS, from the coding sequence ATGAATGTATTGATTATCGGCAGTGGCGGACGTGAGCATGCGCTGGCCTGGAAAGTGGCGCAGGATGCCCGTGTCGAGCAGGTGTTTGTCGCCCCCGGCAATGCTGGTACGGCACTGGAACTGAAGTGCGAAAACGTCGCGATTGATGTTCTTGAACTGGATCGACTGGTTGATTTTGCCCGTGACAACCATGTCGCGCTGACCATTGTCGGTCCGGAGGCACCCCTGGTTGCCGGAGTGGTCGACCGTTTCCGCGCGGCCAACCTGCCCTGCTTCGGTCCGACGGCAGCCGCCGCGCAACTGGAAGGCTCCAAGGCTTTCACCAAGGACTTCCTCGCCCGGCACAGCATACCCACTGCCGAATACGGCAACTTTACCGAAATCGAACCGGCACTGGCCTATTTGCGTGAAAAATGCGCGCCGATAGTGATCAAGGCTGATGGTCTCGCCGCCGGCAAGGGTGTAATCGTCGCCATGACGCTGGCAGAGGCGGAAGACGCCGTCCGCGATATGCTCGCGGGCAATGCCTTTGGCGAAGCTGGCTCGCGCGTGGTTATCGAAGAGTTTCTCGACGGAGAAGAAGCCAGCTTTATCGTCATGGTAGACGGTGAACATGTACTTGCCATGGCCACCAGCCAGGATCACAAGCGCGTTGGTGACGCGGATACCGGGCCGAATACCGGCGGTATGGGTGCCTATTCACCAGCCCCGGTGGTTACCCCTGCTGTACACCAGCGAATCATGGACGAAGTGATCTGGCCGACCGTCAAGGGCATGGCTGCCGAAGGCAATGTCTATACCGGATTTCTCTACGCCGGGTTGATGATCGACAAGGCTGGCGCCCCCCGGGTTATCGAGTTCAACTGTCGTTTTGGTGATCCGGAAACCCAGCCAATCATGCTGCGCCTGCAGTCCAGTCTGGTTGATCTGGTCGAGGCCGCGCTGAATGGCTCACTGGACCAGGCCAATGCACATTGGGATCCACGCCCCAGCCTGGGCGTAGTACTGGCAGCCGGTGGCTACCCGGGCAGCTATGCCAAGGGCATCCCGATCAGCGGCCTGACGCAGGCTACGGCAGCCGACGGCAAGGTTTTTCACGCGGGCACCACGTTGCAAAATGACCAGGTAGTTACCAGTGGCGGTCGAGTGCTCTGTGCAACCGCACTGGGTGACAGCGTTCTCGGTGCCCAGCAAGCGGCTTATGCGTTGGCCAGCAACATCCAGTGGGAGGGCTGTTTCTACCGCCGGGATATTGGTTATCGGGCCATTGTGCGTGAGCAGAACAGCTGA
- a CDS encoding response regulator, which produces MKQVRWLLFASLLSLLYGLLPGAAVNASELPQPQVFIDSQGELELADVLTNRYANRFIPLPPGRIKLPGQQTAVWLKVRGPLPSRQWLHLSNPAIQSISYYHMVDGTLEEHYQTGAHQAPAVRAEPHANFVFALPALGQRDQLLLRLHNPYPQQTKMDFWPQDSALLLHGNRQALEGLLVGLALALVLHGLLQGFSGRDPFHLLLAAAALLQALSGMSHIDWVATQLPRLYGQSGDLLYLLSLPPVLLLFRAWLPTPEPLQERRLLHVGAFALFVSALLITAWPVVLGSMAPLITLLVPLAGIALLIHLWLRQQGFNLAGLLACVALVGSGLLHFHLIDSNQAEPLCRLLFWVGLVALAWHLYLRQQRALKARTRTQHQAATRLVERRTRAEFLSRVSHEIRTPMNGVLGMSELLLDTALSTKQRDYVQTIHASGNDLLTLLNEIVDMSRLEAGELQLESVHFDLHALVNECLDTFRSRAESQGLELIGFVHPDTPRRVNGDAARLRQVLSSLLNNALQHTHSGEVLLVVGLDQPLKHDSQPEPQTRLRFAIQDTGLALSTSLRQRLLGERPPRVDGLPGAEGDGQLALLISRHLIDMMHGQLGIKSGAQGNTLWFTLPLEVLEQGPPATDEGDCLRARNVLVVDDNATCRKVLQQQLSAWQMQAQCASSGKEALALMRNQANLGQPFDMLLIDQSMPGMTGLELAKRIQDDPGLTQDVLLIMLTGISQIPSRVVARNAGISRILSKPVAGYSLRTTLIDEWLLHQERQRLQQLNQTHSLQLGQHPTNQRPTILVAEDNAISTKVIRGMLTKLGLDSEAVANGREACKRLREAHFDLVLMDCEMPEMDGFTAAEHIRQWEQDNHRQPVPIIALTAHIMPEHRERASRAGMNGHMAKPVDLGQLQEQLSYWLGTRLGHSDSLG; this is translated from the coding sequence GTGAAGCAAGTACGCTGGTTGTTGTTCGCGAGTCTGCTGTCACTGTTGTATGGACTGCTGCCAGGTGCCGCAGTAAACGCCAGTGAACTTCCGCAGCCTCAGGTTTTCATTGACAGCCAGGGTGAGCTTGAGCTGGCCGATGTGCTGACCAATCGCTATGCCAATCGTTTCATTCCACTGCCTCCGGGACGCATCAAGCTTCCCGGACAACAGACCGCTGTCTGGCTCAAGGTCCGTGGCCCCTTGCCAAGCCGTCAATGGCTGCATCTGAGCAACCCGGCCATTCAGTCGATCAGCTACTACCATATGGTTGACGGTACGCTGGAAGAGCATTATCAGACCGGGGCTCACCAGGCTCCGGCTGTGCGTGCCGAGCCACATGCCAATTTTGTTTTCGCGCTGCCTGCACTGGGTCAGCGTGACCAGTTACTACTGCGGCTGCACAACCCCTACCCTCAGCAAACCAAAATGGATTTCTGGCCGCAAGACAGCGCCTTGCTATTGCATGGTAACCGGCAAGCCCTGGAGGGACTCCTGGTTGGCCTCGCGCTGGCATTGGTGCTGCACGGGTTATTGCAGGGTTTCAGTGGTCGTGATCCCTTCCATTTGCTGCTCGCCGCCGCTGCACTGCTTCAGGCGCTGAGTGGAATGAGCCATATCGACTGGGTCGCCACCCAGCTACCGCGGCTGTACGGCCAAAGCGGCGATTTACTGTATTTGCTCAGCTTACCGCCGGTGCTCTTGCTCTTTCGCGCCTGGCTGCCAACACCCGAGCCGCTGCAGGAACGTCGACTACTCCATGTCGGCGCATTCGCCCTCTTTGTCAGCGCCCTGTTGATCACCGCGTGGCCGGTCGTACTGGGGAGCATGGCGCCATTGATTACCTTGCTGGTGCCGCTGGCTGGTATCGCGCTACTGATCCATCTGTGGTTGCGGCAACAAGGGTTTAATCTGGCCGGTCTGCTCGCCTGCGTTGCACTTGTCGGCAGTGGCCTGCTGCATTTCCACCTGATCGACAGCAACCAGGCCGAACCCTTGTGCCGCCTGTTGTTCTGGGTCGGCCTGGTCGCTCTGGCCTGGCACCTGTATTTGCGTCAACAGCGGGCATTGAAGGCGCGCACCCGTACGCAGCATCAGGCTGCTACCCGGTTGGTTGAGCGCCGCACCCGGGCAGAGTTCCTCAGTCGTGTCAGCCATGAAATCCGAACTCCGATGAACGGCGTACTGGGAATGAGCGAACTGCTCCTGGACACCGCCCTGTCGACCAAGCAACGCGATTACGTACAAACCATTCACGCCTCCGGCAACGACCTGTTGACCCTGCTTAACGAGATCGTCGACATGTCCCGTCTGGAAGCCGGAGAACTGCAGCTGGAAAGTGTGCATTTTGATTTGCATGCCCTGGTCAACGAATGCCTGGATACCTTCCGCTCCAGAGCGGAAAGCCAGGGGCTTGAATTGATCGGTTTTGTTCATCCGGATACTCCAAGGCGCGTCAACGGCGATGCAGCGCGTCTTCGCCAGGTACTGTCCAGCCTGCTCAATAATGCCTTGCAGCATACGCACAGTGGCGAGGTGCTGCTGGTTGTGGGTCTGGATCAGCCACTCAAGCACGACAGCCAGCCAGAACCGCAGACCCGCCTGCGCTTTGCCATTCAGGATACCGGGCTGGCACTCTCGACCAGCTTGCGCCAACGCCTGCTGGGTGAACGCCCCCCACGGGTGGACGGCTTGCCGGGGGCTGAAGGTGACGGTCAACTGGCACTGCTGATCAGCCGCCATCTGATCGACATGATGCATGGTCAATTGGGCATTAAATCGGGCGCGCAAGGAAATACCCTGTGGTTTACCTTGCCACTGGAGGTGTTGGAACAGGGACCGCCAGCGACCGATGAGGGTGATTGCCTGCGCGCCCGCAACGTGCTCGTAGTCGATGACAACGCCACCTGCCGCAAAGTGCTGCAACAGCAATTGAGTGCCTGGCAAATGCAGGCTCAATGCGCTTCCAGCGGCAAGGAGGCCCTGGCCCTGATGCGCAACCAGGCCAATCTTGGCCAGCCTTTCGATATGCTGTTGATTGATCAGTCGATGCCGGGCATGACCGGACTGGAGTTGGCCAAACGCATTCAGGATGACCCGGGGCTGACGCAGGACGTTCTGTTGATCATGCTCACCGGCATCAGCCAGATTCCCAGCCGGGTCGTCGCACGCAATGCCGGCATCAGCCGTATATTGAGCAAACCGGTGGCTGGATACAGTTTGCGTACCACTCTGATAGATGAGTGGTTGCTGCATCAGGAACGACAGCGCTTACAGCAGCTCAATCAGACCCATTCATTGCAACTGGGGCAGCACCCGACCAATCAGCGACCGACAATTCTGGTCGCTGAGGACAATGCCATTTCCACCAAGGTGATACGGGGCATGCTGACCAAGCTCGGGCTGGACAGCGAAGCCGTTGCCAACGGCCGCGAAGCCTGTAAACGACTACGCGAAGCACATTTCGACCTGGTGCTGATGGATTGCGAAATGCCGGAAATGGACGGCTTTACGGCTGCTGAGCATATCCGTCAATGGGAGCAGGACAATCATCGTCAACCCGTGCCGATTATCGCCCTGACCGCGCATATC